Proteins from a single region of Haloterrigena alkaliphila:
- a CDS encoding prenyltransferase: MSDASGRRSLADWGLEPAVDYVERTQREDGLVLWYPDGPADPWDHVESAMALSVAGRDAAARRAYRWVADVQHDDGALWATYGDSEDGDGAHEGDEPRKETHRSCYVAVGVWHHYLCTDDRAFLETMWPTVRDALAFACAHQAPTGEIYWTVGPDGEVYEDALVAGCASIYKSLACGAAVADVIGHTEARDRWLEARADLGEAIRERPDRFDRTWESKSRYAMDWFYPVLCGVVTGDPARRRLEAGEDRFLETELGCRCVADEPWVTVAESCELVLSLAAVGRTERAREIYEWLFQWTDDEGVFWTGYQFEDGEFWPGERPTWTGAAAVLAADALSGLSSAADLFTDPQPE, encoded by the coding sequence GTGAGCGACGCGTCCGGCCGACGGTCGCTCGCCGACTGGGGGCTCGAACCCGCGGTCGACTACGTCGAGCGCACCCAGCGCGAGGACGGTCTCGTGCTCTGGTATCCCGACGGCCCCGCGGATCCGTGGGACCACGTCGAGAGCGCGATGGCGCTGTCGGTCGCCGGCCGGGACGCGGCGGCCCGGCGGGCCTACCGCTGGGTCGCCGACGTCCAGCACGACGACGGGGCGCTGTGGGCGACCTACGGCGACAGCGAGGACGGCGACGGCGCCCACGAGGGCGACGAACCGCGCAAGGAGACCCACCGGAGTTGCTACGTCGCCGTCGGCGTCTGGCACCACTACCTGTGTACCGACGATCGCGCGTTTCTCGAGACGATGTGGCCGACCGTTCGCGACGCCCTCGCGTTCGCCTGCGCCCACCAGGCCCCGACCGGCGAGATCTACTGGACCGTCGGTCCCGACGGCGAGGTCTACGAGGACGCGCTGGTCGCCGGCTGCGCCTCGATCTACAAGAGCCTCGCCTGCGGCGCGGCCGTCGCGGACGTCATCGGCCACACCGAGGCCCGCGACCGCTGGCTCGAGGCCCGCGCCGACCTCGGCGAGGCGATACGGGAGCGGCCAGACCGGTTCGACCGCACCTGGGAGAGCAAGTCCCGGTACGCGATGGACTGGTTTTACCCCGTCCTCTGTGGGGTCGTGACCGGCGATCCGGCACGGCGACGGCTCGAGGCCGGGGAAGACCGCTTTCTCGAGACGGAACTGGGCTGTCGCTGCGTCGCAGACGAGCCGTGGGTGACCGTCGCCGAGTCCTGCGAACTCGTGCTCTCGCTGGCCGCGGTCGGCCGGACGGAACGCGCCCGCGAGATCTACGAGTGGCTCTTCCAGTGGACCGACGACGAGGGCGTCTTCTGGACGGGCTACCAGTTCGAGGACGGGGAGTTCTGGCCCGGCGAACGCCCCACGTGGACCGGCGCGGCCGCGGTGCTGGCCGCGGACGCGCTCTCGGGGCTCTCTTCCGCGGCAGATCTATTTACCGACCCGCAGCCGGAGTGA
- a CDS encoding NUDIX hydrolase, producing the protein MTTPQERHDAEHKNAEQDVIAVDADDNELELVNRLEAHTGDGIRHRAFTSLVFDGEGNVLLAQRAPGKRLWGTYWDGTVASHPVEGQSQEEATRQRLEEELGITPDQYGDLRLTDRFEYKRYFENAGVEHEVCAVLKLTLEDRSLDPDEEEVAGLLWVPYERLHENPEWYRQLRLCPWFEIAMRRDVE; encoded by the coding sequence ATGACTACGCCTCAGGAACGCCACGACGCGGAGCACAAGAACGCCGAACAGGACGTGATCGCCGTCGACGCCGACGACAACGAACTCGAACTGGTCAACCGACTCGAGGCCCACACCGGCGACGGGATCCGCCACCGCGCGTTCACCTCGCTGGTCTTCGACGGCGAGGGGAACGTGTTGCTGGCCCAGCGAGCGCCCGGCAAGCGCCTCTGGGGAACCTACTGGGACGGCACCGTCGCCTCCCACCCCGTCGAGGGCCAGAGCCAGGAGGAGGCGACCCGCCAGCGACTCGAGGAGGAACTGGGGATCACGCCCGACCAGTACGGCGACCTGCGGCTGACCGATCGCTTCGAGTACAAGCGCTACTTCGAGAACGCGGGCGTCGAGCACGAGGTCTGTGCCGTCCTGAAACTGACGCTGGAGGATCGCAGCCTCGATCCCGACGAGGAGGAGGTCGCGGGCCTGCTGTGGGTCCCCTACGAACGACTCCACGAGAATCCGGAGTGGTACCGCCAGCTCCGGCTCTGCCCGTGGTTCGAGATCGCGATGCGCCGCGACGTCGAGTAG
- a CDS encoding diacylglycerol/lipid kinase family protein, with the protein MGSDAASDRVLVLNPVSGSGDHVDEVAELAAEHGFAVRQTEEGGDAKRIARETAPDADLVAAAGGDGTLNAVVNGIAAADALATTGVAVVPAGTGNNFAANVGIRSIEHAFTVIEEGRRRSIDIGTANDRIFVNSCVGGVTAEASSETSPESKESLGVLAYVKNTIETVGSFESLPLRVKTAARPNGERTQAWEGDALFVLIGNCRRFTGARTAQADVEDGLLEVTIVEDTAAMELLGGAARERLFDGDSDCIVTRRTPALEIESRRDAVEYSLDGEMLETEHLHLETNASALEIAVGDAYEPDPDADGPHWPFET; encoded by the coding sequence ATGGGCTCCGACGCTGCGAGCGATCGCGTTCTCGTTCTCAATCCCGTCAGCGGGAGCGGGGATCACGTCGACGAGGTCGCCGAACTGGCGGCCGAGCACGGATTCGCGGTTCGACAGACCGAGGAGGGTGGCGACGCCAAGCGCATCGCCCGCGAGACCGCACCCGACGCCGACCTCGTCGCCGCGGCCGGGGGCGACGGAACGCTCAATGCGGTCGTCAACGGCATCGCCGCTGCCGACGCTCTCGCGACGACCGGCGTCGCGGTCGTCCCGGCGGGGACGGGAAACAACTTCGCGGCGAACGTCGGGATTCGGAGCATCGAGCACGCGTTCACGGTGATCGAGGAGGGGCGACGTCGATCGATCGACATCGGGACGGCGAACGACCGGATCTTCGTCAACTCCTGCGTCGGCGGCGTCACCGCCGAGGCGAGCAGCGAGACGTCGCCGGAGAGCAAGGAGTCACTGGGCGTGCTCGCGTACGTGAAGAACACGATCGAGACGGTCGGCTCGTTCGAATCGCTCCCGCTGCGGGTGAAGACCGCCGCGAGGCCGAACGGGGAACGGACGCAAGCCTGGGAGGGCGACGCGCTGTTCGTCCTCATCGGGAACTGTCGACGGTTCACCGGCGCGCGCACCGCACAGGCCGACGTCGAGGACGGCCTGCTCGAGGTCACGATCGTCGAGGACACCGCAGCCATGGAGCTGCTCGGCGGCGCGGCCCGCGAGCGGCTGTTCGACGGCGACAGCGACTGCATCGTCACGCGGCGGACGCCGGCGCTCGAGATCGAGAGCCGCCGGGACGCCGTCGAGTACAGCCTGGACGGCGAGATGCTCGAGACCGAACACCTCCACCTCGAAACGAACGCGAGCGCGCTCGAGATCGCCGTCGGCGACGCCTACGAGCCGGATCCCGACGCGGACGGGCCGCACTGGCCCTTCGAGACGTGA
- a CDS encoding MogA/MoaB family molybdenum cofactor biosynthesis protein gives MTETDSSEDRRQGDHDGATADEERGADDDSADERDDVDGRTLGTGVVTIATDRSLESDPAGKAIVTLLKKADHEVVTREHIGSDHDRIQSIVSRMLDRDDVDLVLTGGSTGVEPSDVTIEAVEPLLDKRLTSFSELFTTMAYEAVGTNAIAARTIAGVTDGTPVFCLSGNGDAARLGLEEIILPEIHNLVSLAREDIAQDRWAVDESEGEDEAETDLEASSDDAATETDEEAETATETDDGGDE, from the coding sequence ATGACCGAAACGGACTCGAGCGAGGACCGGAGACAGGGGGACCACGACGGGGCGACTGCGGACGAGGAGCGCGGCGCGGACGACGATTCGGCCGACGAGAGGGACGACGTGGACGGCCGCACCCTCGGCACCGGCGTCGTCACGATCGCGACGGACCGCTCGCTCGAGTCGGATCCCGCCGGCAAGGCGATCGTCACGCTTCTCAAGAAGGCCGACCACGAGGTGGTCACGCGGGAACACATCGGGAGCGATCACGACCGGATCCAGTCGATCGTCTCGCGGATGCTCGACCGCGACGACGTCGACCTCGTCCTCACCGGCGGGTCGACTGGCGTCGAACCCAGCGACGTCACCATCGAGGCCGTCGAACCGCTGCTCGACAAGCGACTGACGTCCTTCAGCGAACTGTTCACGACGATGGCCTACGAGGCGGTCGGGACGAACGCGATCGCGGCCCGAACGATCGCCGGCGTCACCGACGGGACGCCGGTGTTCTGTCTCTCCGGGAACGGGGACGCGGCGCGACTCGGCCTCGAGGAGATCATCCTCCCGGAAATCCACAATCTGGTCAGCCTCGCCCGGGAGGACATCGCCCAGGACAGGTGGGCCGTCGACGAATCCGAGGGTGAGGACGAGGCCGAAACCGATCTCGAGGCGAGTAGCGACGACGCCGCGACCGAAACCGACGAGGAAGCCGAAACCGCCACCGAGACGGACGACGGCGGGGACGAGTGA
- the trpB gene encoding tryptophan synthase subunit beta, with amino-acid sequence MSTSDHDHDRERDSEATFGDYGGQYVPEALMPALQELEDAYERYVLNNEDGFMDEFRERMRDFGGRPTPLQRADRLSERYDRDIYLKREDLVHGGAHKLNNALGQVLLAKYMGKERIIAETGAGQHGTATAMAAAHLDMPCEIYMGRTDVNRQRPNVYRMRMNGAEVNPVEAGSGTLKEAINETLRDWATTVENTHYVIGSVVGPHPFPKLVRDFQSVIGREAREQVQEKAGRLPDSVVACAGGGSNTMGTFHEFVPDEDVDLYAVEAGGSSLEIDAESGVAPNSATLSTGTDGVLHGAMTRLLQSEEGQIMESHSVSAGLDYAGVGPELSHLVDIGRVTPVSVDDEAALNGFHRLSRLEGIIPALESSHALGYLERAAGTAADTSSGRSPRDEESSEELGDLVVVNVSGRGDKDLETVLEETEKRDLEAAPEVEVFDG; translated from the coding sequence ATGAGCACGAGCGATCACGACCACGACCGCGAGCGCGACAGCGAGGCCACGTTCGGCGACTACGGCGGCCAGTACGTCCCCGAGGCCCTGATGCCGGCCCTGCAGGAACTCGAGGACGCCTACGAGCGCTACGTCCTGAACAACGAGGACGGCTTCATGGACGAGTTTCGCGAGCGAATGCGCGATTTCGGCGGCCGACCGACGCCGCTCCAGCGCGCGGATCGACTCAGCGAGCGCTACGACCGCGACATCTACCTCAAGCGGGAGGACCTGGTCCACGGCGGCGCGCACAAACTGAATAACGCGCTCGGACAGGTCCTGCTGGCCAAGTACATGGGCAAGGAGCGGATCATCGCCGAGACCGGCGCCGGCCAGCACGGCACGGCGACCGCAATGGCTGCGGCCCACCTCGATATGCCCTGCGAGATCTACATGGGCCGGACGGACGTCAACCGCCAGCGGCCCAACGTTTACCGGATGCGGATGAACGGCGCCGAGGTGAATCCCGTCGAGGCCGGCAGCGGGACCCTGAAGGAGGCGATCAACGAGACGCTGCGCGACTGGGCGACGACCGTCGAGAACACCCACTACGTCATCGGTTCGGTCGTCGGTCCCCACCCGTTCCCGAAACTGGTCCGGGACTTCCAGAGCGTTATCGGCCGCGAGGCCCGCGAACAGGTGCAGGAGAAGGCCGGGCGGCTGCCCGACAGCGTCGTCGCCTGCGCCGGCGGCGGCTCGAACACGATGGGCACGTTCCACGAGTTCGTCCCCGACGAGGACGTCGACCTCTACGCGGTGGAAGCGGGCGGCTCGAGCCTCGAGATCGACGCCGAATCGGGCGTCGCGCCCAACTCCGCGACGCTCTCGACGGGCACGGACGGCGTCCTCCACGGTGCGATGACCAGACTCCTCCAGAGCGAGGAGGGCCAGATCATGGAATCCCACAGCGTGAGCGCGGGGCTCGACTACGCCGGCGTCGGCCCGGAGCTCTCCCACCTCGTCGATATCGGTCGCGTTACCCCCGTGAGCGTCGACGACGAGGCCGCGCTCAACGGCTTCCACCGACTCTCGCGCCTCGAGGGGATCATCCCCGCGCTCGAGTCGAGCCACGCGCTGGGCTACCTCGAGCGCGCGGCGGGAACCGCCGCGGATACGTCGAGCGGGCGAAGCCCGCGAGACGAAGAGAGCTCTGAGGAACTCGGCGACCTCGTCGTCGTCAACGTCTCGGGCCGCGGCGACAAGGACCTCGAGACGGTGCTCGAGGAGACCGAAAAGCGCGACCTCGAGGCCGCGCCCGAGGTGGAGGTGTTCGACGGATGA
- a CDS encoding PHP domain-containing protein, whose protein sequence is MYTVDLHAHTRFFHGRRALGDRFDPLGARLLARAAGRRGLEGVATTNHDYYTPLDPPGGAQTIPGIEITTDQGHVLVVGPDPPSATKPGALSPAEAVALAHDRDCAAIVAHPFRNSSVRELEEVPFDAIEVNGKHPRSRPLVEELAAERDLPLVGGSDAHYPFEVGRAYTVVEADRFTPEAVVDAIRDGRVSARVADSPLDRLLRRAYRVIHRHKHVIDAIERPTPGVGTPPGED, encoded by the coding sequence ATGTATACGGTCGACCTCCACGCGCACACGAGATTCTTCCACGGTCGCCGGGCCCTCGGCGATCGGTTCGACCCGCTGGGCGCCCGCCTGCTCGCGCGGGCCGCGGGTCGCCGCGGCCTCGAGGGCGTCGCGACGACCAACCACGACTACTACACGCCGCTGGACCCGCCAGGGGGCGCCCAGACGATTCCCGGGATCGAGATCACGACCGATCAGGGCCACGTCCTCGTCGTGGGACCGGACCCACCGTCGGCGACGAAACCCGGCGCGCTCTCGCCGGCGGAAGCGGTCGCGCTGGCTCACGACCGGGACTGCGCCGCCATCGTCGCCCACCCGTTTCGCAACAGCTCCGTACGGGAACTCGAGGAGGTCCCCTTCGACGCGATCGAGGTCAACGGCAAACACCCGCGCTCGCGGCCGCTCGTGGAGGAACTGGCCGCGGAACGCGACCTCCCGCTGGTCGGCGGGAGCGACGCCCACTACCCCTTCGAGGTGGGGCGGGCGTACACGGTCGTCGAGGCCGACCGATTCACCCCCGAGGCGGTCGTGGACGCGATCCGCGACGGCCGGGTGAGCGCTCGCGTCGCCGATTCGCCGCTCGATCGGCTCCTGCGCCGGGCGTACCGGGTGATTCACCGGCACAAACACGTGATCGACGCGATCGAACGGCCGACGCCGGGTGTCGGGACCCCGCCGGGCGAGGACTGA
- a CDS encoding class I SAM-dependent methyltransferase translates to METIDFDRLTLTPGMRVLDVGCGEGRHVNAAALENVREVVGVDLERSNLTAAREDYEEYIAPETDVPVTFATGDALRLPFEDGAFDVVCCTEVLEHIPDYEAALDELRRVCKPGGTLAVSVPREGPERVCWALSDEYHQVEGGHVRIFDREELREAIERRGFRRTDGHFAHALHAPYWWLKCLWWDRDQRDEAPLPLRAYDRFLEWDVLESPRPVRLLERALDPVVGKSVVYYFELEGAA, encoded by the coding sequence ATGGAGACGATCGACTTCGACAGACTCACGCTGACCCCGGGAATGCGCGTCCTCGACGTCGGCTGCGGCGAGGGCCGCCACGTCAACGCCGCCGCCCTCGAGAACGTCCGGGAGGTCGTCGGCGTCGACCTCGAGCGCTCGAACCTGACCGCCGCCCGCGAGGACTACGAGGAGTACATCGCCCCCGAGACGGACGTCCCGGTCACGTTCGCGACGGGTGACGCGCTCCGACTGCCATTCGAGGACGGCGCCTTCGACGTCGTCTGCTGTACCGAAGTCCTCGAGCACATCCCCGACTACGAGGCGGCGCTCGACGAACTTCGCCGGGTCTGTAAGCCGGGCGGCACGCTCGCGGTCAGCGTTCCCCGCGAGGGGCCCGAACGGGTCTGCTGGGCGCTGTCCGACGAGTACCACCAGGTCGAGGGCGGCCACGTCCGCATCTTCGACCGCGAGGAACTGCGCGAGGCGATCGAACGGCGCGGCTTTCGGCGCACCGACGGCCACTTCGCCCACGCGCTGCACGCCCCCTACTGGTGGTTGAAGTGCCTCTGGTGGGACCGCGATCAGCGCGACGAGGCGCCGCTGCCGCTGCGGGCCTACGACCGGTTCCTCGAGTGGGACGTCCTCGAGTCGCCCCGGCCGGTGCGGCTGCTCGAGCGGGCGCTCGACCCCGTCGTGGGCAAGAGCGTCGTCTACTACTTCGAACTGGAGGGAGCGGCGTGA
- a CDS encoding glycosyltransferase family 4 protein, protein MVSDTFRRLLRGSIITSSASAGGSTAASATTEAGPSPGTARLEGEPLDICLLSYRSNPYSGGQGVYVKYLSRALTDLGHSVDVISGEPYPELDDDVGLIKLPGENVVDELDRLGQFEPSYLTDPLAMYEWLSALTGGFPDPYAFGRRVVDYFEERDPDYDVIHDNQSLCYGLQTLRERGHPVVATVHHPITVDRDAALAAADGWGERLLIRRWYRFLRMQREVVRELPHVLTVSESAKRRTVSDFSADPESIRVVHNGIDTDLFEPVDQSVDRPRVMTTVSADVPLKGARYLLEAFAEVREDVDAELVVVGEFDEGGDCDRLLSELGIADAVETHSEISYDRMIDLYGTADVAVVPSLYEGFGLPAGEAMACGVPVVATTGGALPEVVGDAGVLVKPGDAGEMADAIRDLLADDDRRRRLGERARDRIVEEFDWERAARETVRTYRTAIEARATREA, encoded by the coding sequence ATGGTCAGTGATACGTTCAGGCGTCTCCTCCGGGGCAGTATCATCACCTCGTCGGCGTCGGCAGGGGGGTCGACCGCCGCGAGCGCCACGACGGAGGCGGGCCCGTCACCCGGGACGGCGCGGCTCGAGGGCGAGCCGCTGGATATCTGTCTGTTGAGCTACCGATCGAACCCCTACTCCGGCGGGCAGGGCGTCTACGTGAAGTACCTGAGCCGGGCGCTGACCGACCTCGGCCACTCCGTCGACGTGATTTCGGGCGAGCCCTACCCCGAACTCGACGACGACGTCGGCCTGATCAAGTTACCCGGCGAGAACGTCGTCGACGAACTCGACCGCCTCGGCCAGTTCGAGCCGTCGTACCTGACGGATCCGCTCGCGATGTACGAGTGGCTGAGCGCCCTCACCGGCGGGTTTCCGGACCCCTACGCCTTCGGCCGCCGCGTCGTCGACTACTTCGAGGAGCGCGACCCCGACTACGACGTGATCCACGACAACCAGTCGCTGTGTTACGGCCTGCAGACGCTGCGCGAGCGGGGTCACCCCGTCGTGGCGACGGTCCACCACCCGATCACCGTCGACCGGGACGCCGCCCTCGCCGCGGCCGACGGCTGGGGCGAGCGTCTCCTCATCCGCCGCTGGTACCGGTTCCTCCGGATGCAACGCGAGGTCGTCCGGGAGCTCCCCCACGTCCTGACGGTCTCGGAGTCGGCCAAGCGTCGCACCGTTTCGGACTTCAGCGCCGACCCCGAGTCGATCCGCGTCGTCCACAACGGCATCGACACCGACCTGTTCGAACCCGTCGATCAGAGCGTCGACCGTCCGCGGGTGATGACGACCGTCAGCGCCGACGTGCCCCTGAAGGGGGCGCGCTACCTGCTCGAGGCCTTCGCCGAGGTTCGCGAGGACGTCGACGCGGAACTCGTCGTCGTCGGCGAGTTCGACGAGGGTGGCGACTGCGACCGGCTGCTCTCGGAACTGGGAATCGCGGACGCCGTCGAGACCCACAGCGAGATCAGTTACGACCGGATGATCGACCTCTACGGCACCGCGGACGTCGCCGTGGTCCCGTCGTTATACGAGGGCTTCGGCCTCCCCGCGGGCGAGGCGATGGCCTGTGGCGTTCCGGTCGTCGCGACGACCGGCGGTGCGCTCCCCGAGGTGGTCGGGGACGCGGGCGTCCTCGTCAAGCCGGGCGACGCCGGCGAGATGGCCGACGCGATCCGCGACCTGCTCGCGGACGACGACCGGCGCCGACGGCTGGGCGAGCGGGCCCGCGACCGGATCGTCGAGGAGTTCGACTGGGAGCGCGCCGCTCGCGAAACAGTTCGCACGTATCGAACCGCGATCGAGGCCCGAGCGACGCGGGAGGCCTGA
- the trpC gene encoding indole-3-glycerol phosphate synthase: MNPDTDLAPAVESILEAARERTGGDEVVDVDARSLPDAIAQAEADDRVPVIAEVKPTSPTSDGTRDDDPVELAEAMVAGGATAISVLTEPSHFGGSPEALTRIREAVDVPVLRKDFVLREKQLDTVEADLLLLIVRFLETDALEELIGAARERGFQPLVEVHDRSELEAALEVGADIIGVNNRDLARLEVDLETFESVAPHAPDEVTLIAESGVSSPADVRRMREAGADALLVGSAIMDHGAADSDVTENTRRLVSAETEDET; encoded by the coding sequence ATGAACCCCGACACGGACCTCGCGCCCGCGGTCGAGTCGATCCTCGAGGCTGCACGGGAGCGCACCGGCGGCGACGAGGTCGTCGACGTCGACGCGCGGTCGCTGCCCGACGCGATCGCGCAGGCCGAGGCCGACGACCGCGTTCCGGTGATCGCCGAGGTGAAACCCACGAGCCCCACGTCCGACGGGACCCGCGACGACGACCCCGTCGAACTCGCCGAGGCGATGGTCGCGGGCGGCGCGACGGCGATTTCGGTGCTCACCGAACCGAGCCACTTCGGCGGGTCGCCGGAAGCGCTGACCCGGATCCGCGAGGCCGTCGACGTCCCCGTTCTCCGGAAAGACTTCGTCCTCCGCGAGAAACAATTGGATACCGTCGAGGCCGACCTACTCCTGCTGATCGTCCGCTTCCTCGAGACCGACGCGCTCGAGGAACTCATCGGCGCCGCGCGCGAGCGCGGGTTCCAGCCGCTCGTCGAGGTTCACGACCGATCGGAACTCGAGGCCGCCCTCGAGGTCGGTGCCGACATCATCGGCGTCAACAACCGTGATCTGGCGCGACTCGAGGTCGACCTCGAAACCTTCGAGTCCGTGGCACCCCACGCTCCGGACGAGGTAACGCTGATCGCCGAGAGCGGCGTCTCGTCGCCGGCCGACGTCCGACGGATGCGCGAGGCGGGGGCCGACGCCTTGCTCGTCGGCAGCGCCATCATGGACCACGGTGCGGCCGACAGCGACGTGACCGAGAACACCCGGCGATTGGTTTCCGCGGAGACCGAGGACGAGACATGA
- a CDS encoding class I SAM-dependent methyltransferase — protein sequence MSGRLRDAVYALRKARLGLERRRLDYGEETEERAERLARVLPATAEELRAYEREYESLEWFHDSYADRVAEIHDAGVATDTTHWRDGVTLYVVCRALEVETAVETGVLYGSFDAHVLAAMEENGGGTLHSVDLPDGPPGPFEYGHLIPDRCRDRWELHRGDAREVLPTLLERVGSVDLFLHDSDHRLPHMRFEYETALSHLAAGGVLASHDVRLSRLFDRFTCTNDLRACVVCDTGIARIPSSGRTE from the coding sequence CTGTCCGGCCGCCTGCGAGACGCCGTTTACGCCCTCCGGAAGGCCCGACTGGGCCTCGAGCGCCGTCGCCTCGACTACGGCGAGGAGACCGAGGAGCGGGCCGAGCGGCTGGCACGCGTGCTCCCGGCCACCGCCGAGGAACTCCGCGCGTACGAGCGCGAGTACGAGTCCCTCGAGTGGTTCCACGACAGCTACGCCGACCGCGTGGCGGAGATCCACGACGCCGGCGTGGCGACCGACACCACCCACTGGCGCGACGGGGTGACGCTGTACGTCGTCTGTCGCGCCCTCGAGGTCGAGACGGCCGTCGAGACGGGCGTCCTGTACGGCTCGTTCGACGCGCACGTGCTGGCGGCGATGGAAGAGAACGGCGGCGGGACGCTGCACTCCGTGGACCTGCCCGACGGGCCGCCGGGCCCCTTCGAGTACGGCCACCTGATTCCGGATCGCTGTCGCGATCGGTGGGAACTGCATCGGGGCGACGCGCGGGAGGTTTTGCCGACGTTGCTCGAGCGCGTCGGCTCCGTCGACCTGTTCCTGCACGATTCGGATCACCGGCTACCCCACATGCGCTTCGAGTACGAGACGGCCCTCTCCCACCTCGCAGCGGGCGGCGTGCTCGCCAGTCACGACGTGCGCCTCTCGAGGCTGTTCGACCGGTTCACCTGTACGAACGACTTGCGCGCGTGCGTGGTCTGCGATACGGGAATCGCCCGGATTCCGTCGTCCGGGAGGACGGAGTGA
- a CDS encoding zinc-binding dehydrogenase: MQAVKITEHGDTDVIEYGEYPDPEVGRDEVLVDVKAAALNHLDIWTRRGMPGIDLEMPHVPGSDAAGVVEEVGEDVTRFEAGDRVAVTAGVGDLRMDDPTLDPRFHIIGEHVQGVHSEYAAVPEDNLIPVPEGVDWAVAGSSCLVFQTAWRMLIERADLEAGEKVLVLGASGGVGHAALQIADYAGAEVYATGSTEEKLDYAEEHGADHVCNYEEEDFADWILEETGGRGVDVVVEHVGAPTWRDSLKSLTKGGRLVTCGGTGGGNPETDIPRIFWEQLTIIGSTMATPDQVDDVMELVWDGTFEPAIREELPMSETPRAHEIIQNREGFGKVVVRPDSEL; encoded by the coding sequence ATGCAGGCAGTCAAAATCACCGAGCACGGCGACACGGACGTCATCGAGTACGGGGAGTATCCGGATCCGGAAGTCGGGCGCGACGAGGTACTGGTCGACGTCAAGGCGGCGGCGCTGAACCACCTCGACATCTGGACGCGCCGGGGGATGCCGGGGATCGACCTCGAGATGCCCCACGTTCCGGGCAGCGACGCCGCCGGCGTCGTCGAGGAGGTCGGCGAGGACGTCACCCGGTTCGAGGCGGGCGACCGCGTCGCGGTCACGGCCGGGGTCGGCGACCTGCGGATGGACGATCCGACGCTGGACCCCCGCTTCCACATCATCGGCGAGCACGTCCAGGGCGTTCACTCCGAGTACGCTGCGGTCCCCGAGGACAATCTGATCCCCGTCCCGGAGGGCGTCGACTGGGCGGTCGCCGGCTCCAGTTGCCTCGTGTTCCAGACCGCCTGGCGGATGCTGATCGAGCGCGCCGACCTCGAGGCCGGCGAGAAAGTCCTCGTGCTGGGCGCCAGCGGCGGCGTCGGCCACGCGGCCCTCCAGATCGCCGACTACGCGGGCGCGGAGGTGTACGCGACGGGCAGCACCGAGGAGAAACTCGACTACGCCGAGGAGCACGGCGCGGACCACGTCTGTAACTACGAGGAGGAGGACTTCGCGGACTGGATCCTCGAGGAGACCGGCGGTCGCGGAGTCGACGTCGTCGTCGAACACGTCGGCGCGCCCACCTGGCGGGATTCGCTGAAGAGCCTCACTAAGGGCGGCCGGCTCGTGACCTGCGGCGGCACCGGCGGGGGCAACCCCGAGACGGATATTCCGCGGATCTTCTGGGAACAGCTCACGATCATCGGCTCGACGATGGCGACGCCCGATCAGGTCGACGACGTGATGGAACTCGTCTGGGACGGCACGTTCGAACCCGCGATCCGCGAGGAGCTACCGATGAGCGAGACGCCCCGCGCCCACGAGATCATCCAGAACCGCGAAGGGTTCGGGAAGGTCGTCGTGCGCCCCGATAGCGAATTATAG